A DNA window from Kitasatospora atroaurantiaca contains the following coding sequences:
- a CDS encoding ATP-binding protein gives MSEGLQPGRVPEQNLRTTEVDLGGLVSVLATHLYSTPLVALRELVQNAHDSHTRRRLEDPGSTAEASIRVRGDAARRAIAIEDTGAGLTEPEIHAYLATVGTGYTRLLREVTGNQELIGAFGLGFLSAFSVADEVTVTTTSHREPALGHRYRSRGGEQYSVEPTDPRPTPGTVVELLLKAEHAHLADEYALREVLARYCVLLPIPVYVGDDEKPVNDVPVPWRQEVPGHLYTARMSFAAAFGRRFEPLTAFPVDPVEGATDAVGLLWVQDGGTYGSSDNRDLSVYLRGMLLSEDARDLLPSWAGFIGGVVESTRLTPTASREDLQRDDHYRALQQALTDAIVDGLYETARLHPTAWRRILARHGQDLLGAALCDDRLFTLLADDVPVPTSQGDLTAGALRAAGGGAVHVALGSGGGFEEMLYRAMQVPIARGDRYAVLPFLRRYAQLRDCRLVELGSESGNRELFRDPEQPLSAEETAWLGAALADDGEQLVPARFDPPGLPLVLVPDREAELKARIEDDQADARIPSAALRLARAFTARTDGTVKARLYLNLASPAVRQLLAAYRAGHTGSATAAGLLRSLKVIMAAASGSAAGDLTAALEGVGTAVAALTAAVPDGLSAVPDTLSARDQQGEQAK, from the coding sequence ATGTCTGAAGGTCTCCAGCCCGGCCGGGTACCCGAGCAGAATCTGCGGACGACCGAGGTCGATCTCGGTGGTCTGGTCAGTGTGCTCGCCACCCACCTGTACTCCACCCCCCTGGTCGCGCTGCGCGAACTCGTCCAGAACGCCCACGACTCACACACCCGTCGCAGGCTGGAGGACCCCGGCAGCACAGCCGAGGCGAGCATCCGGGTCCGGGGCGACGCCGCCCGCCGGGCCATCGCCATCGAGGACACCGGCGCGGGGCTGACCGAGCCCGAGATCCATGCCTACCTGGCCACCGTCGGCACCGGCTACACCCGCCTGCTGCGCGAGGTCACCGGCAACCAGGAGCTGATCGGCGCCTTCGGCCTCGGCTTCCTCTCCGCCTTCTCGGTCGCCGACGAGGTCACCGTCACCACCACCTCGCACCGCGAGCCGGCCCTCGGCCACCGCTACCGCAGCCGTGGCGGCGAGCAGTACAGCGTCGAGCCCACCGACCCGCGCCCGACCCCCGGCACCGTGGTCGAGCTGCTGCTCAAGGCCGAACACGCCCACCTCGCCGACGAGTACGCGCTGCGCGAGGTGCTCGCCCGCTACTGCGTCCTGCTGCCGATCCCCGTGTACGTCGGCGACGACGAGAAGCCCGTCAACGACGTCCCGGTGCCGTGGCGCCAGGAGGTGCCCGGGCACCTGTACACCGCCCGGATGAGCTTCGCCGCCGCCTTCGGCCGCCGCTTCGAGCCGCTCACCGCCTTCCCGGTCGACCCCGTCGAAGGCGCGACGGACGCCGTCGGCCTGCTCTGGGTCCAGGACGGCGGCACCTACGGCAGCAGCGACAACCGCGACCTCTCGGTCTACCTACGCGGCATGCTGCTCTCCGAGGACGCCCGGGACCTGCTGCCCAGCTGGGCCGGCTTCATCGGCGGCGTCGTCGAATCCACCCGGCTCACCCCCACCGCCAGCCGCGAGGACCTCCAGCGCGACGACCACTACCGCGCCCTCCAGCAGGCCCTCACGGACGCGATCGTGGACGGCCTGTACGAGACCGCGCGGCTGCACCCCACGGCCTGGCGCCGCATCCTGGCCCGGCACGGCCAGGACCTGCTCGGCGCCGCCCTCTGCGACGACCGGCTCTTCACCCTGCTCGCCGACGACGTCCCCGTCCCCACCTCGCAGGGCGACCTGACGGCCGGTGCGCTGCGCGCCGCGGGCGGCGGAGCCGTGCACGTCGCCCTCGGCAGCGGCGGCGGCTTCGAGGAGATGCTCTACCGGGCCATGCAGGTCCCGATCGCGCGCGGTGACCGCTACGCCGTGCTGCCCTTCCTGCGCCGCTACGCCCAGCTGCGGGACTGCCGGCTGGTGGAACTCGGCAGCGAGAGCGGCAACCGGGAGCTGTTCCGCGACCCCGAACAGCCGCTGTCCGCCGAGGAGACCGCCTGGCTGGGGGCAGCCCTCGCCGACGACGGCGAGCAGCTCGTCCCGGCCCGCTTCGACCCGCCCGGCCTGCCGCTGGTCCTGGTGCCGGACCGCGAGGCCGAGCTCAAGGCCCGGATCGAGGACGACCAGGCCGACGCGCGCATCCCGTCCGCCGCCCTTCGGCTGGCCCGGGCCTTCACCGCCCGTACCGACGGCACGGTCAAGGCGCGGCTCTACCTCAATCTCGCCTCGCCCGCCGTGCGGCAGCTGCTCGCCGCCTACCGCGCCGGGCACACCGGCAGCGCCACGGCCGCCGGGCTGCTGCGCTCGCTGAAGGTGATCATGGCGGCGGCCTCGGGCTCCGCCGCCGGTGACCTGACCGCCGCGCTCGAGGGCGTCGGCACCGCCGTGGCGGCCCTCACCGCGGCCGTCCCGGACGGACTGTCAGCGGTGCCGGACACACTGTCCGCACGCGATCAGCAGGGGGAGCAGGCGAAATGA
- a CDS encoding TetR/AcrR family transcriptional regulator, producing the protein MSTERGVVRRPPGRKAQILAAASGQFHRRGYHQVSMAEVAAEVGITAPALYRHFRSKPQLLRQAVDFDLAALGSAVRSGSFGPPALCAALAAVAIDHRAFGTLWQRDARLLPAVQRAELRRGLRGEVREMARVLVAARPELSPADAELLCWSLLSAYGSLSYHTFAPPRRRFERLLQQIGGDLLAASLTGAPQPPAVPQLSYGVSESRREELLVAAVRLFHERGFDNVSTDQLGAAVGIAGPSVYKHFDTKAELLAAALVRSRERLWHEVEAAIAGGGSRSNGGPAAALAAGLRAYVDFALRHSHYLGAMLSETERLAEPDRKAAVDFRRDFLRTWVGLLQQIRPEYENAEARIRVHAMFALVNDGVRNRPGCHRPDLTQCLIALSRAVLGLS; encoded by the coding sequence GTGTCGACAGAGCGGGGTGTGGTGCGGCGGCCACCCGGGCGCAAGGCGCAGATCCTCGCCGCGGCGAGCGGGCAGTTCCATCGGCGGGGCTACCACCAGGTCTCGATGGCGGAGGTCGCGGCCGAGGTGGGCATCACCGCACCCGCCCTCTACCGGCACTTCCGCAGCAAGCCCCAACTTCTGCGGCAGGCCGTCGATTTCGACCTGGCGGCGCTCGGTTCGGCGGTCCGCTCCGGCTCCTTCGGCCCGCCGGCGCTCTGTGCGGCGCTCGCCGCCGTCGCCATCGACCATCGCGCCTTCGGCACGCTCTGGCAGCGCGACGCCCGGCTGCTGCCCGCCGTCCAGCGCGCCGAGTTGCGCCGCGGGCTGCGCGGGGAGGTCCGCGAGATGGCCCGGGTGCTGGTCGCCGCCCGTCCCGAACTCTCCCCGGCCGACGCCGAGTTGCTCTGCTGGTCGCTGCTCTCGGCGTACGGCAGCCTGTCGTACCACACCTTCGCTCCGCCCCGCCGTCGCTTCGAGCGGCTGCTCCAACAGATCGGCGGCGACCTGCTCGCGGCCTCGCTCACCGGCGCTCCGCAGCCGCCGGCCGTACCCCAACTCTCTTACGGGGTCTCGGAGTCGCGGCGGGAGGAGCTGCTGGTCGCGGCCGTCCGGCTGTTCCACGAGCGGGGCTTCGACAACGTCAGCACCGACCAGCTCGGCGCCGCCGTCGGCATCGCCGGGCCCAGTGTGTACAAGCACTTCGACACCAAGGCCGAGCTGCTCGCCGCAGCGCTGGTCCGCAGCCGGGAGCGGCTCTGGCACGAGGTCGAGGCAGCGATCGCGGGCGGTGGCAGCCGGTCGAACGGCGGCCCGGCCGCGGCGTTGGCCGCCGGGCTGCGCGCGTACGTGGACTTCGCGCTGCGCCACAGCCACTACCTGGGCGCGATGCTCAGTGAGACCGAGCGGCTCGCCGAGCCGGACCGCAAGGCCGCCGTCGACTTCCGGCGGGACTTCCTGCGCACCTGGGTCGGGCTGCTCCAGCAGATCCGCCCCGAGTACGAGAACGCCGAGGCCCGGATCCGCGTCCACGCGATGTTCGCGCTGGTGAACGACGGCGTACGGAACCGCCCCGGATGCCACCGGCCCGATCTGACGCAGTGCCTGATCGCACTGAGCCGGGCCGTCCTCGGACTGTCCTGA
- a CDS encoding acyl-CoA dehydrogenase family protein has translation MRRTVFNEDHEAFRETIRDFIAKEVVPVYESWEASGHPPRDFYRKLGALGVYGIEVPEEYGGAGESGFKYQAVVTEECARAGVTFGSSGVHTGLVLPYLLEYANEEQKQRWLPGFVSGDIMTAIAMTEPGAGSDLAGISTTAKLSEDGTHYVLNGAKTFITGGVLADLVLVVCRTAPYDPADRRAGLSILCVDTTSEGYAVGRKLQKIGLRTSDTAELSFSDVKVPVEDLLGEEGKAFSYLTHNLVQERLAIAVGAYASAAAAVRFAVQYVKDRKVFGQAVAEFQNTKFTLADCEAQVVAQQSMVDRALELYQHGELTVADAAAAKLFCTESASVVIDKCLQLHGGYGYILEYPIARLYTDNRVFRIYGGTSEVMKTIIAKSLGL, from the coding sequence GTGCGCCGCACCGTGTTCAACGAGGACCACGAGGCCTTCCGGGAGACCATCCGGGACTTCATCGCCAAGGAGGTCGTCCCGGTCTACGAGAGCTGGGAGGCCTCAGGCCACCCGCCGCGCGACTTCTACCGCAAGCTCGGCGCGCTCGGCGTCTACGGCATCGAGGTCCCCGAGGAGTACGGCGGCGCGGGCGAGAGCGGCTTCAAGTACCAGGCCGTCGTCACCGAGGAGTGCGCCCGGGCGGGCGTGACCTTCGGCTCCTCCGGGGTGCACACCGGCCTGGTGCTCCCGTACCTGCTCGAGTACGCCAACGAGGAGCAGAAGCAGCGCTGGCTGCCCGGCTTCGTCTCGGGCGACATCATGACGGCCATCGCGATGACCGAGCCCGGCGCCGGCTCCGACCTCGCGGGCATCAGCACCACCGCCAAGCTCTCCGAGGACGGTACGCACTACGTCCTCAACGGCGCCAAGACCTTCATCACCGGCGGCGTGCTGGCCGACCTGGTGCTGGTGGTCTGCCGCACCGCGCCGTACGACCCGGCCGACCGTCGGGCGGGCCTCTCGATCCTCTGCGTGGACACCACGTCCGAGGGCTACGCCGTCGGCCGCAAGCTGCAGAAGATCGGCCTGCGCACCTCCGACACCGCCGAGCTGTCCTTCAGCGACGTCAAGGTGCCCGTCGAGGACCTGCTCGGCGAGGAGGGCAAGGCCTTCAGCTACCTGACCCACAACCTGGTGCAGGAGCGCCTGGCGATCGCCGTCGGCGCGTACGCCTCCGCCGCGGCCGCCGTGCGCTTCGCGGTGCAGTACGTCAAGGACCGCAAGGTCTTCGGGCAGGCGGTGGCCGAGTTCCAGAACACCAAGTTCACCCTGGCCGACTGCGAGGCGCAGGTGGTCGCCCAGCAGTCGATGGTGGACCGGGCCCTGGAGCTGTACCAGCACGGCGAGTTGACGGTGGCGGACGCGGCGGCGGCCAAGCTGTTCTGCACCGAGTCGGCGTCCGTCGTCATCGACAAGTGCCTGCAGCTGCACGGCGGTTACGGCTACATCCTGGAGTACCCGATCGCCCGCCTCTACACCGACAACCGGGTCTTCCGGATCTACGGCGGCACCAGCGAGGTCATGAAGACCATCATCGCCAAGTCCCTGGGGCTGTAA
- a CDS encoding class I adenylate-forming enzyme family protein, with protein sequence MTTASQSPDSLAVVTRVQAALRAPGMPFEVEPTPRGPRYLRAPRTLRELLESTRAHGDRPFLVAESGSYTFAEHYAAAAGLAHRYRETYGLQRGDRVVIAMRNLPEWQVAFWACHLAGVIAVPLNAWWEAEELAYALDDCTPGLVVADAERAGRMTPWLAAHGTPLLTVGVPSHHDRFEDLPAPGPAAPEPAIDPEDDATVLYTSGTTGHPKGVVATHAAWCAAASNPRYFAATSVLCAGGELGRIRPQTALMTFPFFHVAAFTTMFALMANGGSAVLMRKWDAAEALRLIDRHRVTMYVGVPATALGLLDAAEAGAAPLPTLTMISTGGSAAPPELARRITRRFGGRVEARNGYGLTETCGGVIANVGARYLEHPDSIGRPCPALELRIAGPDGLALPEGEVGELWLRGQPLFRGYRNNPEATAAAFADGWFRTGDLARVRDGEVYIVDRLKDMVIRGGENVYCVEVEGVLFDHPEVADAAVLGVPHPVLGEEVAAVVVLQPGATVDPDGLRAHVAARLAAFKVPAHLLLRTAQLPRNPTGKILKRALREEVVTLLPPG encoded by the coding sequence ATGACAACCGCCTCGCAGTCCCCCGACTCCCTTGCCGTGGTCACCCGCGTCCAGGCGGCGCTCAGGGCGCCCGGCATGCCCTTCGAGGTCGAGCCCACCCCGCGCGGCCCCCGCTACCTCCGCGCCCCGCGCACACTGCGGGAGCTCCTGGAGAGCACCCGTGCCCACGGCGACCGCCCGTTCCTCGTGGCCGAGTCCGGCAGCTACACCTTCGCGGAGCACTACGCGGCCGCCGCCGGCCTCGCCCACCGCTACCGGGAGACCTACGGCCTGCAGCGCGGCGACCGGGTGGTGATCGCGATGCGCAACCTGCCCGAGTGGCAGGTCGCCTTCTGGGCCTGCCACCTGGCCGGGGTGATCGCCGTCCCGCTGAACGCCTGGTGGGAGGCCGAGGAGCTGGCGTACGCGCTGGACGACTGCACGCCCGGCCTGGTCGTGGCGGATGCCGAGCGCGCCGGGCGGATGACGCCCTGGCTCGCGGCGCACGGCACACCGCTGCTGACCGTCGGGGTCCCGTCCCACCACGACCGCTTCGAGGACCTCCCCGCGCCCGGCCCGGCCGCACCCGAGCCCGCGATCGATCCGGAGGACGACGCGACGGTGCTCTACACCTCGGGAACCACCGGACACCCCAAGGGAGTGGTCGCCACCCATGCCGCGTGGTGCGCGGCCGCGAGCAATCCGCGCTACTTCGCCGCCACCTCGGTGCTCTGCGCGGGCGGCGAGCTCGGCCGGATCAGGCCGCAGACCGCGCTGATGACCTTCCCGTTCTTCCATGTCGCGGCCTTCACCACGATGTTCGCCCTGATGGCGAACGGCGGCAGCGCCGTCCTGATGCGCAAGTGGGACGCGGCCGAGGCGCTCCGGCTGATCGACCGGCACCGGGTCACCATGTACGTCGGCGTCCCCGCCACCGCGCTCGGCCTGCTGGACGCGGCCGAGGCCGGTGCGGCGCCGCTGCCGACTCTCACCATGATCAGCACCGGCGGGTCCGCCGCACCGCCCGAACTGGCCCGCCGGATCACCCGCCGCTTCGGCGGCCGGGTCGAGGCGCGCAACGGGTACGGCCTCACTGAGACCTGCGGCGGCGTGATCGCCAACGTCGGCGCCCGCTACCTCGAGCACCCCGACAGCATCGGGCGCCCCTGCCCCGCACTGGAGCTCCGGATCGCCGGCCCGGACGGCCTGGCACTGCCCGAGGGCGAGGTCGGCGAACTCTGGCTGCGAGGCCAGCCGCTCTTCCGCGGCTACCGCAACAACCCGGAGGCCACCGCGGCCGCCTTCGCCGACGGCTGGTTCCGCACCGGCGACCTGGCCCGTGTCCGGGACGGCGAGGTCTACATCGTCGACCGGCTCAAGGACATGGTGATCCGGGGCGGCGAGAACGTGTACTGCGTCGAGGTGGAGGGCGTGCTCTTCGACCACCCGGAGGTCGCGGACGCCGCCGTGCTGGGCGTCCCGCACCCCGTCCTCGGCGAGGAGGTGGCTGCCGTGGTCGTGCTCCAGCCCGGCGCCACGGTGGACCCGGACGGGCTGCGTGCCCATGTGGCCGCCCGGCTGGCGGCGTTCAAGGTGCCCGCGCACCTGCTCCTGCGCACGGCTCAGCTGCCGCGCAACCCCACCGGGAAGATCCTCAAGCGGGCACTGCGCGAGGAGGTCGTGACGCTCCTGCCACCCGGCTGA
- a CDS encoding cupin — MADPVHVDLVALADEHAAKAAASPHGRSAHLLVHDGVLRQTIIALTAGSALDEHNAPTAASLQVLRGRVSLTIAGRRQELVAGQLHPIPQERHGLLAHEDSVVLLTAVTN; from the coding sequence ATGGCCGATCCCGTACACGTCGATCTCGTGGCGCTCGCCGACGAGCACGCCGCGAAGGCCGCCGCCAGCCCGCACGGGCGCAGCGCGCACCTGCTGGTCCACGACGGTGTGCTGCGGCAGACCATCATCGCGCTGACCGCGGGCTCCGCGCTGGACGAGCACAACGCACCGACGGCCGCGAGCCTCCAGGTGCTGCGCGGGCGGGTGTCGCTGACCATCGCGGGCCGGCGGCAGGAGCTGGTGGCGGGTCAGCTGCACCCGATCCCGCAGGAGCGGCACGGACTGCTCGCCCACGAGGACTCGGTCGTACTGCTGACCGCCGTGACCAACTGA
- a CDS encoding TetR/AcrR family transcriptional regulator has translation MGNREDLLAGAKRCLFEKGYGRTTARDIASAAGVSLAAIGYHFGSKEALLNSAMLEAVGEWGEAVETAVASAVDSSASPEERFVETWDGVRKTFVEYRGLWSAQYEAIAQIDHAPELKEALGGVQRMARLGLAAMFQGLKEVPDTEDELALGTFYQALLAGLAVQWLVAPEQAPSGRDFLRGLELASGRVLGAARAEVGP, from the coding sequence ATGGGAAATCGAGAAGACCTGCTGGCCGGGGCCAAGCGCTGCCTGTTCGAGAAGGGCTACGGGCGCACCACCGCCCGCGACATCGCCTCCGCCGCGGGCGTCAGCCTGGCCGCCATCGGCTACCACTTCGGTTCCAAGGAGGCGCTGCTCAACTCGGCGATGCTGGAGGCCGTGGGGGAGTGGGGCGAGGCGGTCGAAACGGCGGTCGCGTCGGCGGTCGACAGCTCGGCGAGCCCCGAGGAGCGGTTCGTCGAGACCTGGGACGGCGTACGGAAGACCTTCGTCGAGTACCGGGGCCTGTGGTCGGCGCAGTACGAGGCGATCGCGCAGATCGACCATGCACCCGAGCTGAAGGAGGCCCTCGGCGGCGTCCAGCGGATGGCCCGACTGGGGCTCGCCGCGATGTTCCAGGGGCTGAAGGAGGTACCGGACACCGAGGACGAGCTGGCCCTCGGGACCTTCTACCAGGCGCTGCTGGCGGGCCTCGCCGTGCAGTGGCTGGTCGCACCGGAGCAGGCGCCCTCCGGGCGGGACTTCCTCCGGGGGCTGGAGCTGGCCTCCGGCCGGGTGCTGGGCGCCGCGCGCGCGGAGGTCGGTCCGTAG
- a CDS encoding MFS transporter, producing the protein MTATNGLAGRREWTGLAVLLLPTLVISMDMGILFFAVPFISTDLRPSGTQQLWIMDMYSFLLAGLLIPMGSLGDRIGRRKLLMAGATGFAAASLLAASADGAAQLIAARALLGITGATLMPSTLALIRNMFHDQKQRQAAMGAWGGAMMAGATLGPVAGGLMLDHFWWGSAFLSAVPVMALVLLTAPFLLPEYRSPQSGSFDVLGAGLSIAAVLPVVYGIKTLSVDGWRLLPALAVAAGLAVGAGLVVRLRTAAHPLIDLSLFRIRAFSGAITVNTIAMFAMMGFTLFTSQYLQLVKGFSPLTASLWALVPSVGVGAAVGISGALAGRVRPAYLMTGGFLTGAAGFATMTQVGPDSPLALILTAAGVLAAGTVGTMMLTAEMVVSAAPAEQAGAASATSETASELGSSLGIAILGAAGAAIYKAKLDGQVPAELPADAARAANDTLGGAVTVASQLPGRLGEQLLEATRAAFADGMHVAAVVGLVCMIGGAMAAYRLMKHLPVAGGAAKAEEEVLPVAAGA; encoded by the coding sequence ATGACCGCAACCAACGGCCTCGCCGGCCGACGCGAATGGACCGGCCTCGCCGTCCTCCTGCTCCCGACCCTCGTCATCTCCATGGACATGGGCATCCTGTTCTTCGCCGTCCCGTTCATCAGCACGGATCTCAGGCCGAGCGGCACCCAGCAGCTCTGGATCATGGACATGTACTCGTTCCTGCTGGCCGGGCTGCTGATCCCGATGGGCTCGCTGGGCGACCGGATCGGCCGCCGCAAGCTGCTGATGGCGGGGGCGACCGGCTTCGCGGCGGCCTCGCTGCTGGCCGCCTCGGCGGACGGCGCCGCGCAGCTGATCGCCGCCCGGGCACTCCTCGGCATCACCGGGGCGACACTGATGCCCTCGACGCTGGCGCTGATCCGCAACATGTTCCACGACCAGAAGCAGCGTCAGGCCGCGATGGGCGCCTGGGGCGGGGCCATGATGGCCGGCGCGACGCTCGGCCCGGTGGCCGGCGGGCTGATGCTCGACCACTTCTGGTGGGGCTCGGCGTTCCTGAGCGCCGTCCCGGTGATGGCCCTGGTGCTGCTCACCGCGCCGTTCCTGCTGCCCGAGTACCGCTCGCCGCAGTCCGGCAGCTTCGACGTGCTGGGCGCCGGGCTGTCGATCGCCGCCGTGCTGCCGGTCGTCTACGGCATCAAGACGCTCTCGGTGGACGGCTGGCGCCTGCTGCCGGCGCTGGCCGTCGCGGCCGGACTGGCCGTCGGGGCCGGGCTCGTGGTCCGGCTGCGCACCGCCGCCCACCCGCTGATCGACCTGAGCCTGTTCCGCATCCGCGCCTTCAGCGGCGCGATCACCGTCAACACCATCGCGATGTTCGCGATGATGGGCTTCACCCTCTTCACCTCGCAGTACCTCCAGCTGGTCAAGGGCTTCAGCCCGCTCACCGCCTCGCTCTGGGCGCTGGTGCCGAGCGTCGGCGTCGGCGCGGCGGTCGGGATCTCCGGAGCACTGGCGGGCCGCGTTCGGCCGGCCTATCTGATGACCGGGGGCTTCCTGACCGGCGCGGCGGGCTTCGCGACCATGACGCAGGTCGGCCCGGACTCGCCGCTGGCGCTGATCCTCACGGCGGCGGGCGTCCTGGCCGCCGGGACGGTGGGCACCATGATGCTGACCGCCGAGATGGTCGTCTCGGCCGCCCCGGCCGAACAGGCCGGCGCCGCCTCGGCCACCTCGGAGACGGCGAGTGAGCTGGGCAGCTCGCTGGGCATCGCGATCCTCGGCGCGGCGGGCGCCGCGATCTACAAGGCGAAGCTGGACGGCCAGGTCCCGGCCGAGTTGCCGGCGGACGCCGCCCGGGCCGCGAACGACACCCTCGGCGGGGCGGTCACGGTGGCCTCGCAGCTGCCGGGCCGACTGGGCGAGCAGCTGCTGGAGGCCACCCGGGCGGCCTTCGCGGACGGGATGCACGTGGCCGCGGTGGTCGGGCTGGTCTGCATGATCGGCGGAGCGATGGCGGCGTACCGGCTGATGAAGCACCTGCCGGTGGCGGGTGGAGCCGCGAAGGCCGAGGAAGAGGTGCTGCCGGTCGCCGCCGGCGCCTGA
- a CDS encoding IS30 family transposase, with amino-acid sequence MDFKIRKNRTMAQGPRRLVRERAEYFRLVDQGYSNREASRRVGVHDRTGREWRNGRTDPSRFRPPARSERVACPGLPGRYLSQDERIHIADRLREKAAIRAIAAELGRSPSTISREIRRNSTVDPRGRQHYRPHAAHARADARRPRPKPGKIGQNPELRDFIQDRLDKRWSPEQICQALRDTFPERPEMHVAHETVYQALYVQGRGELRRELACALRTGRARRVPHRQAAARRPRFATPMVMISERPAEAEDRAVPGHWEGDLIIGKDGASAIGTLVERATRYVMLLHLPHGRTAEHVRDALVETVQTLPGHLVRSLTWDQGAEMAAHGSFTIATGIPVYFCDPASPWQRGSNENTNGLLRQYFPKGTDLSAHSTEDLTAVAAELNGRPRKTLGWETPAERLHKLLAA; translated from the coding sequence ATGGACTTCAAGATCCGCAAGAACCGAACGATGGCCCAGGGACCCCGGAGGCTGGTCCGTGAGCGAGCGGAATACTTCCGGCTCGTGGATCAGGGCTATAGCAACAGGGAAGCGTCACGGCGTGTGGGCGTCCACGATCGAACCGGCCGCGAGTGGCGCAACGGCCGGACGGACCCCAGCAGGTTCAGGCCGCCCGCTCGATCAGAGCGGGTGGCCTGTCCCGGGCTGCCGGGCCGTTACCTGAGCCAGGACGAACGCATCCACATCGCCGACCGGCTCCGGGAGAAGGCCGCCATCCGCGCGATCGCGGCCGAGCTGGGCCGCAGCCCGTCCACGATCAGCCGGGAGATACGCCGTAACAGCACGGTGGACCCCCGCGGCCGGCAGCACTACCGTCCCCACGCCGCCCACGCCCGTGCCGACGCTCGCAGGCCGCGACCCAAACCCGGCAAGATCGGCCAGAACCCGGAGCTACGGGACTTCATCCAGGACCGCCTGGACAAGCGGTGGAGTCCGGAGCAGATCTGCCAGGCTCTGCGGGACACCTTTCCCGAGCGGCCGGAGATGCACGTGGCCCACGAGACGGTCTACCAGGCCCTCTACGTCCAAGGCCGGGGCGAGTTGCGCCGCGAACTGGCCTGCGCCCTGCGTACCGGACGCGCCCGCCGCGTCCCCCACCGCCAGGCCGCCGCGCGCAGGCCCAGGTTCGCCACCCCGATGGTCATGATCAGCGAACGGCCGGCTGAGGCCGAAGACAGGGCGGTGCCCGGGCACTGGGAGGGCGACCTGATCATCGGCAAGGACGGCGCCTCGGCGATCGGAACGCTGGTCGAGCGCGCCACCCGCTACGTGATGCTCCTTCACCTGCCTCACGGCCGCACCGCCGAACACGTCCGCGACGCCCTCGTCGAAACCGTCCAGACCCTGCCCGGACACCTGGTGCGCTCCCTGACCTGGGACCAGGGCGCCGAGATGGCCGCCCACGGCTCGTTCACCATCGCCACCGGCATCCCGGTCTACTTCTGTGACCCGGCCAGCCCCTGGCAACGCGGCTCGAACGAGAACACCAACGGCCTGCTCCGCCAGTACTTCCCCAAGGGCACCGACCTGTCCGCCCACAGCACCGAGGACCTGACCGCCGTCGCCGCCGAACTCAACGGCCGACCACGCAAAACGCTCGGCTGGGAAACCCCAGCCGAGCGCCTGCATAAACTGCTCGCGGCCTGA
- a CDS encoding YidH family protein: MPEPSWRREHEDPDYRFSLANERTFLAWIRTALALLAGAIAIDQLAPGLAPSPVRAALGVAFALGGAALGAAAYRRWSQVERAMREGGRLPHTNVLLVVSVCVVVTAAAFTILIIGSAR; encoded by the coding sequence ATGCCGGAACCCTCCTGGCGCCGAGAGCACGAGGACCCCGACTACCGGTTCTCCCTCGCCAACGAGCGGACCTTCCTGGCGTGGATCCGGACCGCCCTGGCCCTGCTGGCCGGCGCGATCGCCATCGACCAGTTGGCGCCAGGCCTGGCGCCCAGCCCCGTACGGGCCGCTCTCGGAGTGGCCTTCGCCCTCGGCGGGGCGGCCCTCGGTGCGGCCGCCTACCGCCGCTGGTCGCAGGTCGAACGGGCGATGCGCGAGGGCGGGCGGCTCCCGCACACCAACGTCCTGCTGGTCGTCTCCGTCTGCGTGGTGGTGACCGCCGCCGCCTTCACCATCCTGATCATCGGGTCCGCCCGGTGA
- a CDS encoding DUF202 domain-containing protein: MNRLPAPRDRGLQPERTLLAWSRTALVLTVNAGLVLRTGLVNRQPGLTVLGALLVAAACVLCAHGLHRRRRLELPGHAPEPIRAAPLRAVVVLMALVAAASCWCVLLGPPGD; this comes from the coding sequence GTGAACCGGCTCCCCGCCCCGCGCGACCGGGGCCTGCAGCCCGAACGCACCCTGCTGGCGTGGAGCCGCACCGCTCTGGTGCTGACCGTCAACGCCGGGCTGGTGCTGCGCACCGGTCTGGTGAACCGTCAGCCGGGGCTGACCGTTCTGGGCGCCCTGCTGGTCGCTGCCGCCTGCGTCCTGTGCGCGCACGGCCTGCACCGGCGCCGTCGGCTGGAGCTTCCCGGGCACGCTCCGGAGCCCATCCGGGCAGCGCCGCTGCGGGCCGTGGTGGTGCTGATGGCGCTGGTCGCCGCGGCCTCCTGCTGGTGCGTGCTGCTCGGCCCGCCCGGCGATTAG
- the tatA gene encoding Sec-independent protein translocase subunit TatA, protein MLRNGLEPWHLLVVLAVIILLFGSKKLPEMARGLGKSMRILKAETKALREDDAPAEGAAQNTTASSTPADQPRPAVSPTTVTPAAETTKSATSA, encoded by the coding sequence ATGCTGCGTAACGGTCTGGAGCCCTGGCACCTCCTGGTGGTGCTGGCTGTCATCATCCTGCTTTTCGGCTCGAAGAAGCTGCCCGAGATGGCGCGCGGGCTCGGCAAGTCCATGCGCATCCTCAAGGCCGAGACCAAGGCCCTGCGCGAGGACGACGCCCCGGCGGAGGGTGCAGCCCAGAACACCACGGCTTCGTCGACCCCGGCCGACCAGCCCCGCCCGGCGGTCAGCCCGACCACCGTCACCCCGGCGGCCGAGACCACCAAGTCGGCCACCAGCGCCTGA